The sequence TGCAACACTTTGAAAACCTTTCACCTGCCTGGGAAATGGTGGCTCCTGCTGCCATAACAAACCCCATCAAACACAACAAACAAATGACCGTCATGCGCTCTCCTGTTTCCCCACCAAACAACGATAGCCCAGTATTCTCACGTATTTTAATTAAAGCAATAAAACCAGCCACGGCCTTTGCTGGGAACAGGAGGAGCGGTAGGCCCACCAAGCGCAGAAGCACCAGCGGATTCTTGCCTAAGGGACACACAAGTCTCCACTTGCTGTTTAGAGGAAGGTGAGAGGAGCAGAGGGGAAACGCAGAGGCAGCAAGGCTTCCCCCCAGGGAAGAGCCTTGCCAGGGGTTGCCTGAAAGGTGGGGCTTCCTGGAAACATCTGTCCACAGCAGGCAGGGGATGCCATGCCTGCAGCACTTCCTGCCTCCTGAACACGGTAAGGGCCTGCTAAACGTGTCACGGGGTCAGAGGAACACGGAGCAGGAGGTGCCAGGCCAGTAATCAGTGGCTAGGAAGAATTTCCgcaattaaaatgaacattttaccaaaaattattatttttgtttcaaatgctGCCGATTAGTATAAAAGAGAAGACACTGAAAGACTGGCAAAGAGAGATAAATCAATTTATCTGGAATGGCAAAAAGCCTAGGGTGAGATTTAAGGCATTGCAAGAGGAAAGAAGTAGGGGAGGGGAAGGTTGGCAGTCCCAAATATCAAGTTATACTACGAAGCAGCAGGTTTGGTTTGGACAATAGACTGGATCAAAAACCCTGAGGACAGACTAATATGTTTAGAAGCAGCTGACTTGCCTGATGGGCTACATAATCTCCTTTGAGTGAAAAGAGTAAGGATAAAGCAAAATGTCCGTGTGATAAGGGACAGCTTGATTCAGATAAAATGAGAATAAGCCCTATGACATCTCCAATATTTTCCCCAATCGACGCCTTCTGTGATAAGATAATGACTTCATAATttatcaagatatgataaacttgcaaggaaagataaaatcatggcaagaaatttgtgatggaggaaaggaaataaaatggTTGATATACCTTCAGGCAGCTTCCAGATTAAAAGAAGTCCTTAAGGATTACAGAGGCCAACTGAGGGATCTCACCGATTTTGAGAAGGTAATTATGCAGAAAAAGAATCATATGCTAAGTCAAATTTACCAACtcttacttcaatatgatacaaaaacagaacaagttaaaaactggaTGATAACATGGATGCAGAATTCTTGAGAAGGTATGACAATTCAAcaatgggaagatctatggactaaAGGTATAAAATTTACTGCATGCCAATCACTCAGGGAAAATTGGTGtaagatgtttttcagatggaATACTGCCCCAAAAGACATTGAAAAactggacaagaaatatgtgggatcgtgctggaaatgtaaagaagcaggtGGCTCCTTctttcacatgtggtggacatgcaaaaaaagtaaaaaatgctGGAAAGATAAACATGCTGAGATTCAGATGATTTTAAGAGataattttgccatgaaaccccggATCATGCTGTTGGGAATGATACCAGATAATATTGATAGAACATTACATGAATTATTTCAGTATTTGTTGACGGCAGCGAGAGTAGCAACGGCACGCAAATGGGAAGAAGTAGAATGCCCCACTCGAGAaatttggaaggataaaatgtcagaatatgcggtgatggcaaaattgacgaaCTATATCAACAGAAGATGGATCAACAAATTTGAAGAGGGATGGGGAAGATATTTTGTTTACAGTGAATAAAATTTTATGAGGTCTTAACTCTCAATAGAgatcccccttccccaaaacGAATATTGCCTGCGGCGACGGGTGTGGGGAAAGCCACCTTTTCTGGAGGAAGAACAGACTTCTGGCAGAGCGAGGGGACGAATCGCTCCACGGTCTGCTCACTGTCCTctggccctgtgtgtgtgtgtgtgtgtcaacaaTAGTCTCTGGCCACTGTGAGTTTCGATTTGCTTGCTCGTGCTCCAAGGTCCATTTAGCTGTTGATAGGAAAAGAACAGGACACAAACCCCAAAAGATCAGAACCTCCTTACTGAACGTGGCAGCTGAGGAAGTCGAGCCGCTGGTCAGGTGAGCTGCAGATATTTTTTCTTCCAAGCAATGAGCTAAAATCAGGCGAGTGGACAGCAGAGTAGCCGGCTAGCCCTGGGCTCCCCAACAGAGATGGCACCCACCCACTCAGGACCCAGCTCCCCTATGCCCTGAGCGTCTAAATGCAAAAGTGGGCAGCAACAGTAGTGAAGTTCCTGAGCCCCCTATCCCAAGAGATACACAGGAGAAGCAGGGCCAACAACCGTTATTTGCATTGCAAAGGCCTACTGAACCTGTGCCTTGTGACCTCGGGCAGGAGTTATGTCAGAGTTTGGACATGTTTCTCACAGTTTTTTCCCCTGGTAGGTATAAATAAAAACCCCTGAACACCTCTTGGTAAGATTTCAACAATGCAAAACTCAGATTTAAGTGGCGGGGTCTCCATTTTGTCCCCCCAAATTCGCCACTGGTCCAGACCTCGCCAAAGTAAACCAATGATCTTCAAaattcaaatcctgctctttAAAATTCAAAGCTGTCCTACAGTAAGTGCAGAGGGCAGATTTCCCCCACTTGCTCTGCAGAGGCAGAGTGCCTAAGAGAGGATTTTGTTGAGGGTCACACACAACCCAGGGCCCGTAACTGATTTTTGTCCTTCCCACCCAGAACAATGAAGCCCTTTATGGCCATCCTGCTGTTTGTGATTGTGTTCccaaaaggcaaactgtgtggtaAGTCTGTGCATGCGCTTTAGGGAGAAATAGTTATCTCCTCCCTTAAGCTGAGGTGGCGCTTGGCAGCTGCCCAGGACCTGGGCAAAGAGGTCTTCTTCCCCACACACGTGGATCTCTTTTCCCTCCCTGGTCTCTCCTGTGCAGACACCAACGGCTGTGTCACCTCGTTGAAAAGGGACATCCTCAAACTGATGGTCAAGTGGGAAGATGCCTCTTGCTTCCAGAACCAGCAAGGCCTGCCCCCGAACCTGCTCCAGAGTCTGCCACGGAGCTGCAAGGAAATCAAAACGGCGCTGGAAGGAGCTGCAGGTCAGTGAGCCAGAAAAGGGCacgttggggggtgggaggggggtaaTGAACTTAAAGAAAGTGGGGAATAAACTTGTTCATCCTCTTCCAAGGCACTGGATCCAGCGTCTCTCCTTCTGCCCCCTTGACTGCTAATATATATGGGGTCATAGAAAAATAGAGAACGGGAAGAGACCCAGTGGGCcgtctagtccaagcccctgcacaacgcaggcaATTCACAGCTACCTGCTCTATGCAAAAGAGAAGGCAAAAAAAACTCCCTGCCAATTTTCCTGGAGGaagattccttcctgaccccacagTGGCACTCAGCCTTGCCCTGGGCAtggaagaaggggccacgagaaccaaACAATGGCtcaccccttcctgccctccctctcccgatCTGCGTACATTTGTATGGAGTCACTGAATCATcgttgctgtcaggtggccatctagcttcttaaaaacctccacagAAAGAGCGTAACGGGGTTGCTGTGAATTTGGCAGTGAACCTGATCGCAGTCCGACGTGCCTTGCTTGACACGAGGGATCAGGCCACGTGCCGATCAAGGGTACGTTCAGCTTGCATCAGGCAAGTCAAGCAGCTGCCAAACACGTTTGCAGGTGCCTGTTGGTCTCAGAAGCCAACTTCCAGCGGTCCGGGGATCATCTGGGAGTTGGTTTCTGGTGTATCTCAGCACTTCACTGCATCTAAGCCTTCATGGTGCCGGGACGCAGGAAAGCTTCCCGAAGTCGACTCATAGCGGATGGGGGATCACCTGTGAAGTGGCTTCTGAGCCCCCCACTCCTGAAAAGCCACCGTATAATGTAgcattcaggatggtgaaagccAAGGCAGATTTCTTCCCACAGAGAACTTGTGGGGCGGCTCACTGGCAGGATATAGCGACGGCCACTCGCTTAGATGGCTTCAGTAGAGGATTAGACCAGTTCCTGGAGGAGGCCGATATGGGTGATATGACCGCTAAATGCATTGCGGCCACAGGACTCTGGCCTGGACGGACCGTTGCTTTGACCCAGCTTGGCTCTTCTGATATTCTTGAACCCCAGAAGTGCAGTGTCGCATTCGCCATCTCCTTCCTGCGCTGGGTGCTGAGTTCGAGGATCAAGCCATTGCCCCGGCACTGCATTTCCGAGGAGCTCAGAGTCCTGTGTAGCTCAGCACGGCATCACAGGCGAGACTTTGGACCTCTTCCAATGTCCATGCAACCACGAGCTTTCTTTGGCTACCCGAACAGTGAGAGCACTCGATCGTGCAGCTGTTACAAATGGCGGCCACGATTAATGCTATCAACAGAGTGAAAGTTTTAACATAAACGTTCTTTGTAGATGGATTGTATTTCCTGGGCACTGAAGATGGCGAGATCTACCAAACTTTCTGTGACATGACCACCCACGGCGGCGGATGGACTCTGGTGGCCAGCATCCACGAGAACAATGTCTACGGCAAGTGCAACCAGGGAGACCGTTGGTCTAGCGAACATGGAAGCAACAGCAACTACCCAAGCGGGGAGGGCCACTGGTCAAAGAACACGACCTTTGGCTCCGCCGTGGGCTCAACAAGTGATGACTATAAGGTGAGGCTCTGCTTCTCTGGGCATGTTGACCCTTGTGGAACAGAAAAGTCCACGATGGGGCTCTTCCTTCACATCCACACATGCACACCCACCCACACTGCACATAcagaccagcagggctttttttctgggaaaagaggtgatggaactcagtgggttgcctttggcgaaaatggtcacatggctggtggccccgccccctgatctccgacagaggggagtttagattgcccttcacgtcagcggcacggagggcaatctcaactcccctctgcctggagatcagggggcggggccaccagccatgtgaccattttcaagaggttccggaactccgttccccccccccccccgcgttccccctgaaaaaaagccctgcacaccaccaatcatgaacaggttgttgggACAAAAGTCAGACCTCACTTCAGTAAAGAGAGACCTTCGTTATCCTGGGtggtcgtgttagtctgtctgtagcagtggaaaagagctcgtatgaaagctcctaccctaccactaattttgttagtctcataggtgctcctggactcttgctctttcccacttCCTTATCCTGGCAGCCACTTTGGGATGCGTTTCCCCCTCAACCTTCTTTGCTTTCCAGAACCCTGGCTACTACGACCTTCAAGCACGGGATATGGCCATTTGGCACGTCCCCAACCTCACTCCCATGAGAGAATGGAGAAATGCCGCCATCCTAAGGTATCACACTGAGACCGGCTTCTTCTCTGTTGAAGGAGGGAACCTTCTCAGGCTGTATCAGGTAAAGACTTCATATTTGGGATTTTGTGTGCTGTGACTAGACTGGAACTCCTCCCCTTGGTGACTTCCGCAACCAGTTTGGGCTCCCAACCCAGTAGTGGGTTATTTCAGAGCTTCATTGCCCACTGGCTGACTTGTCTCCCTGCACTTTCTCAAACTACCTTTGATTCTGTAAGAGTGCCAGGCAGATTACTTCAGGAATACAAGGTTTTTATTGATGGATTGCCAGTTCCTGCCGTTACGAAATCTGTGCTAGGCATGGGGGTTGCAGAGAAGCATCAGGCAAATGTAGGTTTGGGCtactcttccctcccccttttctcctaaCGGTCACCGAACTCAGCAAGAAAACACAAAGAGCAGAGAAGGATGCTGTGTGATTCATGCACGTCTCAGGGCCAGGCAGCTCCCAGCCACAGACAGATTGCAGCAGGAACATGGAGGCATAAACACTGCCCCGTCTCAGTTTCCCACCGTCAACATCTGGCACTGAAAATGACAGGCGATCTTGAGCACTGGACAGATTCGATGTTTCCTGCTGGTACCCAGCTGAAGCGTGTTTGCTGCTGTGCGGAAGATG is a genomic window of Eublepharis macularius isolate TG4126 chromosome 1, MPM_Emac_v1.0, whole genome shotgun sequence containing:
- the LOC129343049 gene encoding intelectin-like protein → MKPFMAILLFVIVFPKGKLCDTNGCVTSLKRDILKLMVKWEDASCFQNQQGLPPNLLQSLPRSCKEIKTALEGAADGLYFLGTEDGEIYQTFCDMTTHGGGWTLVASIHENNVYGKCNQGDRWSSEHGSNSNYPSGEGHWSKNTTFGSAVGSTSDDYKNPGYYDLQARDMAIWHVPNLTPMREWRNAAILRYHTETGFFSVEGGNLLRLYQQYPVTYGIGSCPANNGPIVPVVYDAGNAEQTSFYYSPNARAEFVPGFIQFRVFNHEKAAMALCAGIKATGCNTETFCVGGGGYFPEGNPRQCGDYTAFDWNGYGTHRDWSASKQLLESAMLLFYR